The Sphingopyxis fribergensis DNA segment TTGCCATCTCGACGAAACGAGCCGCGAGCCGCGCCTGATAATCGGCAGGTTTATTGCCCATTCGGTCTCGGCCACCGCGTTCGGTCAGCCGCCGTGCGGCTTCGTCGGCGCTCACGGTGAGCAGGAAGGTACGGTCGGGTAACAAACCCAGCGAACCAAAGCCGTGCAGTGTCAGCAGATCGGCATCGGTGATGCCGCCGCCACCGCCTTGATAGGCGCGGCTCGAATCGACAAACCGATCGCAGAGCACCCAGGCGCCGCGATCGAGCGCCGGACGAATGGTTCGCGCAACATGATCGGCGCGCGCCGCAGCGAACAGCAACGCCTCGCTGCGCGAATCCCAGCGGTCGTCGCTGCCCTCCATCAGCAGCGTGCGGATCGCTTCCGCGCCCGCGCTGCCACCCGGTTCGCGCGTCGCCACGGCTTCGATATCGCGCGCCTCCAGCGCCGCTGAAAGCGCGCGGATCTGGGTCGATTTACCGACCCCCTCCCCGCCTTCCAGCGTGATAAAGCGCCCTGTCACAGTCCGGTCAGCCGGTAAAATCCGGTTCGGGCGCGCGACCACCAGCCGCCCTCCGCCTTGGCCACATCGGCTGCGGCGATTAGCGGCGTCGTTTGTGGCGGCAATCCATCGGGCGTGACGACGAGGTCGGCGACAGGCGTGCCGCGCGTGACGGGCGCTGCGATAGGAGCTTGGCTGCGCATCACAGCGCGATAGCCGCCCTCATAGCCCTTGGGAACCGTCATCCGGACAGCGATTCCCGTCCGGGTGGCGACCGCTGGAAAGGCGCCTTTTCGGATGTCGACGTGGCCGAGACTGGCGCCGGCGGGCAGAATTTCGCGCCCCTCCCACTCGTCGAAACCCCATTTCATCAGCCGCTCGGCCTCGTCGCGCCGCGCCTTTTCGCTGCTCATGCCGGCGACCACCATGATCAGGCGGCGCCCTTTGCGTTTCGCCGAACCGAGGAAGCAATAGCCCGC contains these protein-coding regions:
- the tmk gene encoding dTMP kinase; translated protein: MTGRFITLEGGEGVGKSTQIRALSAALEARDIEAVATREPGGSAGAEAIRTLLMEGSDDRWDSRSEALLFAAARADHVARTIRPALDRGAWVLCDRFVDSSRAYQGGGGGITDADLLTLHGFGSLGLLPDRTFLLTVSADEAARRLTERGGRDRMGNKPADYQARLAARFVEMAMSEPSRWRIVDADAAATDVTAAILAELAEWL